The DNA region GTTTGGATTTCATCATTTTTTTATGCATTTCAGCCATGTCCTGATGGGCAGCAGAATTGCCGTTTTGCATCATTTCATGGGACATTGCGGCCTGATCGTGACCGCTCATATCCATCATTTTCATGCTCTCCCCGGCTTTGTTGAATAAATCAGATTTCGGGTAAGTCTCCCCCGTAGCGGGTTGTGTTTTCAGGCAATACGCACGCTTTCAGGCATACCTGCTTTCGTCATTTTGTTCAGCGCTCGTACCAGGGCCATAGCCTCTGCAACCTGACCATCGTAGTCACGCAGTGTCAGTGAACCTCCGAACAGCTGTTTTACCCGGTACATCGCCGTTTCCGCTATCGAGCGACGGTTATAATCTGTTGTCCATTTCCACCGCGCATTACTCCCGGTCAGCCGCTGATTCGCAACAGCACGGTTACGGTCTGCATATTCACCGGGCCAGTAACCCGCGCCTTTTCGGGGCGGGATAAGCGCGCTGATTTTCTTACGCCGCAGTTCATCGTGACAGAGCCGGGTGTCGTAAGCGCCGTCTGCCGATGCTGCCCTGATTTTTCTGTGAGTCTGCCGGATAAGACCCGGGAAGGCTTCTGAGTCCGTCACATTGTTCAGCGACAGGTCTGCACAGATGATTTCATGTGTGTTGCTGTCAACTGCCAGATGCAACTTTCGCCAGATACGGCGGCGTTCCTGGCCATGTTTTTTGACTTTCCATTCGCCTTCACCAAAGACCTTCAGCCCGGTGGAATCAATCACCAGATGCGCGATTTCACCCCGGGTGGGCGTTTTGAAACTGACATTAACCGACTTTGCGCGCTTGCTGACACTGGTGTAATCCGGGCAGCGCAACGGAACATTCATCAGTGTAAAAATGGAATCAATAAAACCCTGTGCAGCCCGCAGGGTCAACCTGAACACGCGTTTAATGACCAGAACGGTGGTGATGGCGAGATCAGAATAGCGCTGAGGTCTTCCCCGTGATGAAGGCGTTGCCGACTCATACCAGGCCTGAATAGCTTCATCATCCAGCCAGAAAGTTATGGAGCCACGGTTGATGAGGGCTTTATTGTAGGTGGGCCAGTTGGTGATTTTGAACTTTTGCTTTGCCACGGAACGGTCTGCGTTGTCGGGAAGATGCGTGATCTGATCCTTCAACTCAGCAAAAGTTCGATTTATTCAACAAAGCCTCTAAATACATAAAAACAAGAGTAAACGAGCAGCCGCCGAAGCAGCCGCGCATGATGTTGATCGAGAAGCGGATCATCTCATACGCCGGAATACGGGCGTTGCCGTACGCCGGGTGCGGCACGCGCTTGTACGGCAGCGCGAAGACGCTGTCCATCTCTTCGGTGGAGAGCGGGATGGCCGGCGGGTTGATCCAGATAAAGCGCTCGCCGTGCTTCTGCATCAGCGCGCGGGCGCAGCCCGGGTTGGTTTCATGGTGCAGAATACGGGACGCATGGGCGTAGAGCACCTTGTCGGCTTTCACCTTCTCGTAGGACGGCAGCAGCACGTAGGTCTTTTCCCACGGCTTCGGGCGCGGCGGCTGCACGACGATAGCCTTCGCTTCCGCTTTCTTTGGCTCTACCGGTTTGTTATCCGCACACGGCAGATCGTCGCCATACGGGTGTGGGATCGGGTCGATTTTGCCCGGCATATCGATGATGCGGGAATCCACGCCGCGCCAGCCCGGCAGCGCCTCTTTCACCATGATGGCGGTATTGCGCACGTCGCGGATGCTGCTCACCGGCTCGCCCTGCGACAGACGGTGCGCCACTTCCACCAGCGGACGCTCGCCGTTGCCGTAAATCAGCATGTCGGCTTTGGAATCCACCAGCACCGAGCGGCGCACGGTATCAGACCAGTAGTCGTAATGCGCGGTGCGGCGCAGGCTCGCCTCGATGCCGCCCAGGATCACCGGCACGTCTTTCCAGGCTTCTTTACAGCGCTGGGTGTAGACGAGGGTAGCGCGGTCAGGGCGTTTACCCGCCACGTTATCGGGCGTGTAGGCATCGTCATGACGCAGCTTACGGTCGGCGGTGTAGCGGTTGATCATTGAATCCATGTTGCCTGCGGTCACGCCGAAGAACAGGTTCGGTTTGCCCAGACGCATAAAGTCGTCTTTGCTGTTCCAGTCAGGCTGGGAGATGATCCCCACGCGGAAGCCCTGCGCCTCAAGCATACGGCCACAGATGGCCATGCCGAAGCTCGGATGGTCAACGTAGGCGTCGCCCGTAACCAGAATGATGTCGCAGCTGTCCCAGCCCAGCTGGTCCATCTCTTCCCGGGACATCGGCAGGAACGGCGCCGGTCCAAAGCAGGCCGCCCAGTACTGGGGCCAGGAGAAGAGGTCACGATCCGGCTGGATCAGGGAAATTGCGCTCATAATGCTTCCGAAGAAAAAATAGACAAAAGGAGCGGGATTATACGCTGTTCATCCGTCCAATTTGAAGAAAAGGATGCAGGAAGCAGGCAGATATTCGTGGAAGCCGTTAAAATACGGCGCCCTGAAAATTTTGAATCATAATATTCACTATATTTTCCGGTGATTTGCCCCGGAACGTGTTATTGCGCGGAGTTCTGTTGTGACGTCCAACGATTCGTTACATGTATCCCAGCTGCGGGTTGTCCTTCACCTCTGCGGTTTTCTGGTTTTGCTGTACAGCCTTTCCATGCTGCCGCCGATGGTTGTCGCCCTACTGAATAAAGAGCGGACCTACTTTGCCTTCCTGACCACCTTTTTAACCTTTTTTACTCTCGGGGGGTTAGCCTGGCGGGCGACCCGTCACGCCGGGATACAGCTGCGCACCCGTGACGGTTTCGTGATTATTGTGCTGTTCTGGCTACTGTTTTCAGTGATAAGCGCCATGCCGCTTTGGATGGATGACGGGTTACAGCTCTCCTTTGCCGACGCGCTCTTTGAAGGGGTTTCCGGGATCACCACCACCGGGGCAACGGTGATCGGGGACGTCAGCGCCCTGCCTAAATCTTACCTTTATTACCGCGCTCAGCTCAATTTCATTGGCGGGTTAGGCGTTATCGTGCTGGCCGTCGCGGTCCTGCCGCTGCTGGGCATCGGGGGCATGAAGCTCTATCAGTCAGAAATGCCGGGGCCGTTCAAGGAGGAGCGTCTTACGCCCCGCCTTGCCGATACCGCGCGCACGCTGTGGTTGACCTATTTCGCGCTGGGCGTGGCCTGCACCCTGGCCTACTGGCTGGCGGGAATGTCCTTTTTTGACGCCCTCTGTCACGGGCTTTCGACAGTGTCGCTGGGCGGGTTCTCCACCCGCAGCGAGAGCATTGGTTTTTATGACAGCCACGCAATAGAGCTGGTTGCCGGGGCCTTTTCGCTGCTTTCTGCCTTTAACTTTACCCTCTGGTACGTCGCCATTGTCAGACGCACGCTGAAACCGATCCTTAGCAGCCCGGAGGTCAAATTCTTTCTCGGTGCCGCCGCGCTGATTATCCTCATCACCGCCTGGCAGGTCTGGCATGCGGGAATGTACAACCCCACGGATAGCCTGGTGCACGCCTTCTTCCTTGCCAGCTCAATGATGACCGATAACGGTCTCGCGACGGCCGACTACGCCCAATGGCCCACCCACACTATCTTCCTGCTGTTGAGCGCCAGCTTTTTTGGCGGCTGCGTCGGCTCGACCTGCGGCGGGATCAAAGCCCTGCGTTTTCTCATTATGTTCAAGCAGAGTATTCAGGAGATGAATCAGCTGGCCCATCCGCGCGCGCTGCTGAGCATTAAGGTGGGCAAAAGCGTGGTGAATGAACGCGTCCTGCGTTCGGTATGGAGCTTCTTTTTTCTCTACGTGATGATTACCGGCTTTTTTGTCTGGTCGCTCAATCTGATGGGCTACGACCTGTTTACGTCATTCGCCACGGTTGCCGCCTGCATAAACAACATGGGGCTGGGGTTTGGCGAGACGGCCTCAACGTTTGGTACCTTAACCGAAGGGGCAAAACTGCTGATGTGCGCGGCGATGATCCTGGGGCGTCTGGAAATTTACCCGGTGCTGATTCTGTTTTCGCGCTTTTTCTGGCGGGCATAAACCATTCCCG from Enterobacter chengduensis includes:
- a CDS encoding TrkH family potassium uptake protein yields the protein MTSNDSLHVSQLRVVLHLCGFLVLLYSLSMLPPMVVALLNKERTYFAFLTTFLTFFTLGGLAWRATRHAGIQLRTRDGFVIIVLFWLLFSVISAMPLWMDDGLQLSFADALFEGVSGITTTGATVIGDVSALPKSYLYYRAQLNFIGGLGVIVLAVAVLPLLGIGGMKLYQSEMPGPFKEERLTPRLADTARTLWLTYFALGVACTLAYWLAGMSFFDALCHGLSTVSLGGFSTRSESIGFYDSHAIELVAGAFSLLSAFNFTLWYVAIVRRTLKPILSSPEVKFFLGAAALIILITAWQVWHAGMYNPTDSLVHAFFLASSMMTDNGLATADYAQWPTHTIFLLLSASFFGGCVGSTCGGIKALRFLIMFKQSIQEMNQLAHPRALLSIKVGKSVVNERVLRSVWSFFFLYVMITGFFVWSLNLMGYDLFTSFATVAACINNMGLGFGETASTFGTLTEGAKLLMCAAMILGRLEIYPVLILFSRFFWRA
- a CDS encoding IS5-like element IS903B family transposase is translated as MKDQITHLPDNADRSVAKQKFKITNWPTYNKALINRGSITFWLDDEAIQAWYESATPSSRGRPQRYSDLAITTVLVIKRVFRLTLRAAQGFIDSIFTLMNVPLRCPDYTSVSKRAKSVNVSFKTPTRGEIAHLVIDSTGLKVFGEGEWKVKKHGQERRRIWRKLHLAVDSNTHEIICADLSLNNVTDSEAFPGLIRQTHRKIRAASADGAYDTRLCHDELRRKKISALIPPRKGAGYWPGEYADRNRAVANQRLTGSNARWKWTTDYNRRSIAETAMYRVKQLFGGSLTLRDYDGQVAEAMALVRALNKMTKAGMPESVRIA